The DNA region GCGTCAAGCGGTGGAAATGCTTTGTGAAGATATTCCCGAAATTGTTGACAAAGCGCTCAAGTATCATTGTCTAAATCCAAACCAAATTCAGCAACAGGTGGAAACCGTCGAGGATGCCGACTGGTTGCGTCAACAATTGCCACAACGAGGACTCGTTGCCTTTATTCCCGATGGGGCGATGCTTCCGCGACGCAGTGGGGTGGATGAACGCCCTTTACTCACGGATGCTGTCCCCTTCCATTCCCCGGAAACCTTGCGAGTGGAATTCACCTGTCCCAATCGGGGTTTAATCACGGGAATGGGCATTCCTGCGGGGATTACCCTGATTGTCGGCGGTGGCTATCATGGCAAGTCTACCTTACTGCGAGCGATTGAATTAGGGGTTTACAACCACATCCCGGAAGATGGACGGGAACGAGTGGTGACTGATCCGGCGGCGATGAAGATTCGGGCGGAGGATGGACGGAGTATTGTCGGTGTAGATATTTCGCCGTTTATTAACCAGTTACCTCAAGGTCGCTCTACCCGTCAATTTTCCACCACCAACGCCAGTGGGAGTACTTCACAAGCGGCAAATATTATGGAAACGTTGGAAGCGGGGGCAACGTTACTGCTGGTAGATGAAGACACGGCGGCGACTAACTTTATGATTCGCGATCGCAGAATGCAGCAGTTGATTGCCAAAGATCAAGAACCGATTACACCCTTAATCGACAAGATACGACAACTCTATACCGATTATGGTGTGTCCACGATTTTAGTGATGGGCGGTAGTGGCGATTACTTTGATGTGGCGGATACGGTGATTGCGATGGAAAACTTCCAGCCCTATGATGTTACGGCAAAAGCCAAGGCGATCGCACAGCAATACCAAACAGAACGTACCCCCGAAGGTGGCGAAAAGTTCGGGCAAATTACATCCCGCATTCCCGTACCTGAAAGTATCGACCCCAGTCGCGGTCAGCGCGATGTCAAGTTGAAAGTCCGGGATGTCGATGAGGTGGTATTTGGGAGTGAGGAGATTGATTTAGCGGCAGTTGAGCAAATTGTGGAGAGAGGGCAATTGAGAGCGATCGCGTCTGCTATTGTTTACGCGAAGGAGCAATATATTGATGGGCGTTGTTCACTGCCAGAGGTTCTCAATCAGGTGATGGCAGATATTGAGACACAAGGATTAGATATTCTCAGTCATTTGCCGGAAGGGGATTTAGTTTTATTTCGTCGCTTTGAACTGGCTGCTGCTTTAAATCGCTTGCGATCGCTCAAGGTGCGGTGATAACTAAGAAAGGATATGGAACCCCTTGATACCCCAATATTGTATTTTCTTAACGCAGAGGTTTACGCCGAGGAACGCAGAGTTTTTAGACTCTAAATTTAGTTAATTCCGAGACAAACGGAAATGAAATGAATAAGTTATTGCACATTTAACTTGCCTGAAGAGGACGGGCCTGATGTCCATCCCACAAGAGTTTTAACACTAAGGATAGTGCTTGCCTAAGCGTGGAACGACTTACTAATTCATTTCATTACTTTTAGGTCGATTCAACTCTTTACACT from Microcoleus sp. AS-A8 includes:
- a CDS encoding ABC-ATPase domain-containing protein yields the protein MTNRETLRQLLLQLDNKSYKAYRDIKGRYRFPDFTLIIDRVQGDPFASPSQLRVQLPQSFAGFPPHLYQTRSREIALRDYLTREFDKAAQELSSRRGTGKSGLIAIVQVGQSVLDRTSAFVTHEFLEVRFVVGLPARGRSILGRQAVEMLCEDIPEIVDKALKYHCLNPNQIQQQVETVEDADWLRQQLPQRGLVAFIPDGAMLPRRSGVDERPLLTDAVPFHSPETLRVEFTCPNRGLITGMGIPAGITLIVGGGYHGKSTLLRAIELGVYNHIPEDGRERVVTDPAAMKIRAEDGRSIVGVDISPFINQLPQGRSTRQFSTTNASGSTSQAANIMETLEAGATLLLVDEDTAATNFMIRDRRMQQLIAKDQEPITPLIDKIRQLYTDYGVSTILVMGGSGDYFDVADTVIAMENFQPYDVTAKAKAIAQQYQTERTPEGGEKFGQITSRIPVPESIDPSRGQRDVKLKVRDVDEVVFGSEEIDLAAVEQIVERGQLRAIASAIVYAKEQYIDGRCSLPEVLNQVMADIETQGLDILSHLPEGDLVLFRRFELAAALNRLRSLKVR